A stretch of Ectothiorhodospiraceae bacterium BW-2 DNA encodes these proteins:
- a CDS encoding radical SAM protein: protein MKIYEKIKIREHKQLLSAISSQEKAIPVHVRIEPTEICNLRCTFCWWHAPERRISLDNVNLNGRERLVNSRFLALIDELAEIGVRALSFTGAGDPLCHNGMEIILERVVSKRFYWGITSNMGLPLSDKMIELLAQAQWVRWSLNAGSSNGYQIVNRPRANGQKTFELACENIARLHRKRKEMNQGCVLTSSFIIHNNADEIVKAAELSSELGVDAIAYRPDTPYIRQETPARFSLAVQKAMEEAKYQFNSERFTVDICDIRLKDVVSFPPDVLCYYANHSTYIDARGDMYPCCYTRYDAKYVIGNVMDQSFDMLWWSQHRQDYFKQLSMRECPSCPHGRTNEVLKAHYDGCAEIDGRNEVLLPSDFFI from the coding sequence ATGAAGATTTACGAGAAAATAAAAATTCGTGAGCATAAGCAGTTATTGTCAGCAATTTCTTCGCAAGAGAAAGCAATTCCTGTTCATGTTCGTATTGAGCCGACAGAAATATGCAACTTGCGTTGTACCTTTTGTTGGTGGCATGCTCCAGAAAGAAGGATATCGCTCGATAATGTCAATTTAAATGGGCGTGAGCGTTTGGTTAATAGTCGATTTCTAGCTCTTATTGATGAATTAGCAGAGATTGGCGTAAGAGCACTTTCATTTACTGGTGCGGGTGACCCTTTATGTCACAATGGTATGGAAATAATTTTAGAAAGGGTTGTCAGCAAAAGGTTCTATTGGGGGATTACCTCAAATATGGGGTTACCACTCTCAGATAAAATGATTGAGCTTCTTGCCCAAGCTCAGTGGGTGCGTTGGAGTTTAAATGCAGGTAGCAGTAACGGGTATCAGATAGTTAATCGTCCTCGTGCAAATGGACAAAAAACTTTTGAGTTGGCATGCGAAAATATAGCTCGACTTCATCGCAAACGTAAGGAAATGAATCAAGGATGTGTTTTGACCTCAAGCTTTATTATACATAATAATGCAGATGAAATAGTTAAAGCTGCGGAACTTTCATCTGAATTAGGCGTTGATGCTATAGCTTATCGACCTGATACTCCATATATTCGTCAAGAAACGCCTGCCCGTTTTTCATTAGCAGTTCAGAAAGCTATGGAAGAAGCCAAATATCAATTTAACTCAGAAAGATTTACAGTTGATATTTGTGATATCAGATTGAAAGATGTAGTATCGTTTCCACCTGATGTGCTTTGTTACTATGCTAATCATTCTACCTACATTGATGCACGAGGCGATATGTACCCATGCTGTTACACACGTTATGATGCAAAATATGTTATTGGTAATGTTATGGATCAATCGTTTGATATGCTGTGGTGGTCTCAACACAGGCAGGATTATTTTAAACAATTATCGATGCGTGAGTGCCCTTCCTGCCCTCATGGAAGAACTAATGAGGTACTCAAGGCACACTATGATGGTTGTGCCGAGATTGATGGGAGAAATGAAGTATTGCTTCCGTCAGATTTTTTTATTTAA
- a CDS encoding cupin fold metalloprotein, WbuC family: MGVIESSNVDGISYLDSNTLTKLKKEATCATHFRSRLCLHQNLISPVQEMINVFCSECYLRPHRHPVGKTESYHLIEGTLRIYLFDDHGLVTSQIDLRCGDKQFPFFFHQQGGIWHMPVAITPFVVFHEVYMGPFEKDIDVEFAPWSPEYDDFVAIKQFMAAIK, from the coding sequence ATGGGCGTGATTGAATCAAGCAATGTTGATGGAATCAGTTATCTTGATTCCAATACATTGACTAAATTGAAAAAAGAGGCGACTTGTGCCACTCATTTTCGTTCACGGTTGTGTTTACATCAAAATTTAATATCTCCGGTGCAAGAGATGATTAATGTCTTTTGTAGTGAGTGTTATCTACGGCCACATCGTCATCCTGTCGGTAAAACCGAATCGTATCATCTGATTGAAGGGACATTACGGATCTATCTATTTGATGATCACGGCTTGGTTACTTCTCAAATAGATTTGCGATGTGGTGATAAACAATTCCCATTTTTTTTTCATCAACAAGGTGGGATATGGCACATGCCGGTTGCGATCACTCCCTTTGTTGTGTTTCACGAGGTATATATGGGACCTTTTGAAAAGGATATAGATGTGGAATTCGCACCTTGGAGTCCTGAATATGATGATTTTGTTGCTATTAAACAATTTATGGCGGCAATAAAATAA
- a CDS encoding NAD(P)-dependent oxidoreductase has product MLLMKAVILGGSGFIGSRIVDDFESKGIDCISFSSSQCNLEDLSAARAVLIHHLTDAILVIAVGIPRLKADNTETLCRNIQMISHLAEILEEFPPVGILFLSTIEVYGTPEGVLTEDSPIHPDTQYGVAKYTCELILQRLQRRISVPLDILRLPGVYGRGDKGRGMIGAVIGAIEQKQTFTLYGDGTDLRDFLFVGDIPRIIEQLYLTATESRCGIFNIASGYSQPIGEILHKIMLRYGKCPLKRESPYRPPVHLEFDNRRLLNRLPDLVMTPLEQGIEDYAATVE; this is encoded by the coding sequence ATGCTCCTGATGAAAGCGGTGATACTGGGTGGGTCAGGGTTTATCGGATCACGTATTGTTGATGATTTTGAGTCGAAGGGTATTGATTGCATCTCCTTCTCCTCATCTCAGTGTAATCTAGAGGATTTATCGGCTGCCCGTGCAGTACTGATACATCATCTGACTGATGCCATTTTGGTTATCGCAGTGGGTATTCCCAGATTAAAGGCGGATAACACTGAAACGCTATGTCGTAATATTCAGATGATCTCGCATTTAGCAGAAATACTGGAGGAGTTTCCGCCTGTAGGCATACTCTTTTTGAGTACGATTGAGGTGTATGGTACCCCAGAAGGTGTGCTGACCGAGGATTCTCCAATTCATCCTGATACCCAATATGGGGTGGCTAAATATACCTGCGAACTTATTTTGCAGCGTCTGCAACGTCGGATTTCAGTACCGTTGGATATTCTGCGTTTACCTGGCGTGTATGGTCGTGGTGATAAAGGGCGTGGGATGATTGGAGCGGTTATAGGTGCAATTGAACAAAAGCAGACCTTTACTTTATATGGTGATGGAACCGATTTGCGTGATTTTCTCTTTGTTGGTGATATTCCAAGGATTATTGAGCAACTCTATTTAACTGCTACCGAAAGTCGATGTGGAATCTTTAACATTGCCTCAGGTTACAGCCAGCCTATTGGAGAAATCCTCCATAAAATAATGCTTCGATACGGAAAGTGTCCGCTGAAAAGAGAAAGTCCATACCGTCCTCCAGTTCATTTGGAATTTGATAATAGACGCTTACTAAATCGATTGCCAGATTTGGTGATGACACCACTGGAACAAGGGATAGAGGATTATGCAGCAACAGTGGAGTAA
- a CDS encoding glycosyltransferase family 2 protein, with translation MKNDFLSFSVFMSNYNQGSFIEEALDAILAQELLPNRIVLVNDGSTDGSDEIMRRYTKQSDYAFDFINLSRNRGPFNIDIGLQVMDTDYFIHVCPDDPVRPHMFEAAMDLLSRYPRAGICFSDATRRLPNGESSEVKHYLSEQPRWFSSDDFADAIDKQPRFSIATSTSFLAREHFDAAWNAHPNIRKLRWHYDWFLYFVMAFRYGVCYSPKSYQFVRINPNSYSMAGSQSDGQEDVLRTMLALLELPEFADVKPYFRIPAVFARFGSQMIELMRETPAYHYYLSDRLIEFAQRADEYNAQRHQQFSQACS, from the coding sequence ATGAAAAATGATTTCCTCTCTTTTTCGGTGTTTATGTCGAACTATAATCAGGGAAGTTTCATTGAGGAGGCATTGGACGCCATATTAGCTCAGGAGTTGTTACCTAATCGTATTGTTTTGGTTAATGATGGCTCTACGGATGGTAGTGATGAAATTATGAGGCGCTATACTAAACAGAGTGACTATGCATTTGATTTTATCAACTTAAGTAGAAACCGCGGTCCATTTAATATTGATATTGGGCTTCAGGTGATGGATACTGATTATTTTATCCATGTTTGTCCTGATGATCCGGTGAGGCCTCATATGTTTGAGGCTGCTATGGATCTATTGTCGCGTTATCCACGAGCTGGCATTTGTTTTTCTGATGCGACTCGAAGATTACCTAATGGCGAGAGTTCTGAAGTAAAGCACTATTTAAGTGAACAGCCTCGTTGGTTTAGTTCCGATGATTTTGCCGATGCGATTGATAAACAGCCTCGATTCAGTATTGCTACCAGCACCTCATTTTTGGCCCGTGAACACTTTGATGCAGCTTGGAATGCTCATCCCAATATTCGTAAGTTGCGCTGGCACTACGATTGGTTTCTCTATTTTGTAATGGCATTTCGTTATGGTGTCTGTTACTCACCAAAATCGTACCAGTTTGTTCGTATCAATCCAAACTCATATTCTATGGCAGGAAGTCAGTCTGATGGCCAAGAAGATGTGTTGCGAACTATGTTAGCTTTATTGGAATTACCCGAATTTGCAGACGTCAAGCCCTATTTTCGTATCCCGGCGGTATTCGCCCGTTTTGGTAGTCAGATGATTGAATTAATGCGAGAAACCCCAGCTTATCACTACTACCTCTCTGATAGATTAATTGAGTTTGCACAGCGTGCTGATGAATATAACGCTCAGCGACATCAGCAATTTTCGCAGGCATGCTCCTGA
- a CDS encoding radical SAM protein, which produces MSTHPLYSHLKFIAYPDRLDALLHGELAAPVHVRIKPYNHCNHDCWYCAYRMSSVQIGGGMDTSEALPETKMYEIVEDLIEMNVAAVTFSGGGEPLLYKPLPKVIKRLYEGGIKVGSLTNASNLKGAMADSFAEYGTWLRVSIDAVDGEHYGKVRGISNNEFGRVLRNMEQFAARGSSCVLGVSFIICHENHHQVYEACRLFKQIGVHNVSLSGVYVENDGAQSNAYHDEIRSSVEEQIERAQRELVDAKYQINDNYGELNTRFDMDFHSCPFLQFQTVIGADGIVYTCHDKAFTEGGKLGSILERSFKDFWFSEENRQKIYAIDPAKDCKHHCGSRSRNELILEYLGLDREHITFV; this is translated from the coding sequence ATGTCCACACACCCATTATACAGCCATCTTAAATTTATAGCCTACCCTGATCGACTTGATGCCTTGCTGCATGGTGAGTTAGCTGCACCGGTGCATGTGCGCATCAAACCCTATAATCACTGCAACCATGACTGTTGGTATTGCGCCTATCGAATGAGTTCGGTGCAAATTGGTGGAGGAATGGATACATCCGAGGCATTGCCCGAAACTAAGATGTATGAGATTGTCGAAGATCTTATCGAGATGAATGTTGCAGCGGTTACATTCTCTGGCGGTGGCGAGCCGCTACTCTATAAGCCACTTCCTAAGGTGATTAAGCGCCTTTATGAGGGAGGAATTAAGGTAGGATCACTCACCAATGCTTCTAACCTTAAAGGTGCAATGGCCGACAGTTTTGCCGAGTATGGCACCTGGCTTCGAGTCTCCATTGATGCGGTAGATGGGGAGCACTACGGCAAGGTTCGTGGTATATCAAATAACGAGTTTGGCCGGGTACTTCGCAACATGGAGCAATTTGCAGCTCGAGGCAGTTCTTGCGTTTTGGGCGTTAGTTTTATTATTTGTCACGAGAACCATCACCAAGTTTATGAAGCATGTCGTCTGTTTAAACAGATAGGTGTTCATAATGTAAGCTTAAGTGGAGTTTATGTTGAGAATGATGGAGCTCAATCGAATGCTTATCACGATGAAATACGCTCTTCGGTCGAAGAGCAGATCGAGCGAGCACAACGGGAGTTAGTCGATGCAAAATATCAAATTAATGATAATTATGGAGAGTTAAACACTCGATTCGATATGGATTTTCACTCTTGCCCCTTTTTACAATTTCAGACGGTGATTGGAGCAGACGGCATAGTTTACACTTGTCATGATAAGGCGTTTACTGAAGGGGGGAAATTGGGATCTATTCTGGAACGCTCTTTTAAGGATTTTTGGTTTTCAGAAGAAAATCGCCAAAAAATATATGCGATTGATCCAGCTAAGGATTGCAAACACCATTGTGGTTCACGGTCGCGTAATGAGCTAATTCTTGAATACCTTGGATTGGATCGTGAACATATTACTTTTGTGTAA
- a CDS encoding NAD(P)-dependent oxidoreductase: MRKILILGYTGKLGNALHYVLADSFQVTGVNSQTLDARDFDAVQSLLDTENFDVVINCVARIGVDACEQHSEETFRLNAYLPRLLARLTAASGGVFINFSSETVFSGKLRRPLDERDEPDPINIYGHAKYFADVLVRDITPAHYIFRLPVLFGPSLHNKQLVERLLDKVAQGERVLRLADDIISSPLYTLDAAKVVKRALNEALPYGTYHLANEGSASLYDLMSEIVRQKQLNVIVERATWRDFPPCGNKNLYTPLVSHKLEKLRPWQEAVAEWVSQ, from the coding sequence GTGAGGAAGATATTAATACTTGGATATACGGGTAAGTTAGGTAACGCACTACATTATGTATTAGCGGATAGTTTTCAGGTGACTGGTGTTAACTCGCAAACTCTGGATGCTAGGGATTTTGATGCAGTGCAATCGCTACTCGACACTGAAAATTTTGATGTTGTTATCAATTGTGTAGCGCGTATTGGCGTGGATGCCTGTGAACAACATTCAGAGGAAACTTTTCGACTGAATGCTTATCTGCCTAGATTGTTAGCGCGTCTGACAGCGGCAAGTGGTGGTGTTTTTATCAATTTCAGTAGTGAAACAGTCTTTAGTGGCAAGCTACGACGGCCACTAGATGAACGGGATGAACCCGATCCGATTAATATTTATGGCCATGCTAAATATTTTGCTGATGTACTGGTTCGTGATATAACGCCGGCACACTATATTTTTCGATTGCCGGTTCTGTTTGGGCCTTCATTACATAATAAGCAGCTAGTTGAACGCCTACTTGACAAGGTTGCTCAAGGAGAGCGGGTATTGAGGCTGGCGGATGATATTATCTCTAGCCCACTCTATACCCTAGACGCTGCCAAAGTGGTCAAGAGAGCGCTTAATGAGGCATTGCCGTATGGTACTTACCATCTGGCTAATGAGGGTTCTGCATCGTTATATGATTTAATGAGTGAAATCGTGCGCCAAAAACAGTTAAATGTTATTGTGGAACGGGCGACTTGGCGTGATTTTCCTCCATGTGGTAATAAAAATCTCTATACACCATTAGTTTCTCACAAACTCGAAAAGTTGCGGCCGTGGCAAGAAGCGGTTGCTGAATGGGTTTCACAATAA
- a CDS encoding radical SAM protein, with translation MKNGLSILLLTSKSWAGFNISPPLGLYNLKTAVEAHNHCCEIFDYDIDDENLLKTRVKSGAYDIIGMSVTHVNMSMDLDAILELRQLALSAHDTLMIAGGQEATMNYEQWLRTKLLDICFLGFADKTFANFCDHLFLFDRKYHEGNSLSTNLLTLLQNTSGVAYLAPMLKTERVDMGMQTVYQPSPTLTREEFSELFYVNGLKNNIPYYRYWDIMRARKNNAFNNASFTVETTRLYTVSHCPRRCGFCSSQNFLPLSQDKKITIIMLSAQEVYELVEHYANNVGARAFMFSDDDFPVGNAQGILRLKEFCQKVIEGKSSGELPSDLQFFCQARVLDFLYRQSDGTKILRSELLQLMKLAGFHNIGLGIESFSERLLHMPSVNKIGVTLDDYRIVIDELLRLGITPQMFIIIGIPESTVEDLMDSITVATEYIHKGADVAVISTMRVYPGSPLTQNGDYPLVTKPWINPVTGQQTDILDFFIPENKEIAGIVDMIDEAAAEEQVSLKRRYGWSEDAMLSKSLIGTIQFIAVAKLLERHDVATRLYKMVDENLESSSYAA, from the coding sequence ATGAAAAATGGTCTTTCCATTTTGTTGCTTACATCCAAAAGTTGGGCAGGGTTTAATATTTCTCCACCATTAGGTCTTTATAATCTTAAGACTGCAGTAGAGGCACATAATCACTGTTGTGAAATCTTTGATTATGACATAGATGACGAAAATTTATTAAAAACAAGGGTGAAATCTGGAGCTTATGATATTATTGGAATGAGTGTCACCCATGTGAATATGAGTATGGATTTGGATGCGATTCTAGAACTCCGTCAACTTGCTCTTTCAGCACATGATACATTGATGATTGCCGGTGGCCAAGAAGCCACTATGAATTACGAACAATGGTTGAGAACTAAATTACTGGACATTTGTTTTCTAGGTTTTGCAGATAAAACCTTTGCTAATTTTTGTGATCATTTGTTTTTATTTGATCGCAAATATCATGAGGGGAATTCACTGTCAACAAATTTATTGACACTTTTACAAAACACATCAGGAGTTGCTTATCTAGCACCGATGCTGAAGACTGAGCGTGTAGATATGGGGATGCAAACGGTTTACCAACCATCACCAACATTGACTAGAGAAGAGTTTAGCGAGTTATTTTATGTTAATGGGTTGAAAAATAATATTCCATATTATCGTTACTGGGATATTATGAGAGCACGCAAAAATAATGCGTTTAATAATGCCTCATTTACCGTGGAAACAACGCGTCTCTATACAGTCAGCCATTGTCCTCGTCGCTGTGGTTTTTGTAGTTCACAGAATTTTCTTCCGTTGTCGCAAGATAAGAAAATCACCATCATCATGCTGTCTGCACAAGAAGTTTATGAACTTGTGGAGCACTACGCTAATAATGTAGGTGCACGAGCATTTATGTTCAGTGACGATGATTTTCCTGTAGGCAACGCTCAGGGTATATTGCGCCTAAAAGAGTTCTGTCAAAAGGTTATTGAGGGTAAGAGTTCGGGCGAACTACCCAGCGATCTACAATTTTTTTGTCAGGCTCGTGTACTTGATTTTTTGTATCGTCAGTCAGACGGCACAAAAATTTTACGTTCTGAATTACTACAGCTAATGAAATTAGCAGGGTTTCATAATATCGGATTGGGTATCGAGTCGTTTAGTGAACGACTGCTTCATATGCCATCGGTCAATAAGATTGGTGTAACATTGGATGATTACCGTATCGTCATTGATGAGTTATTAAGGCTAGGAATTACTCCTCAGATGTTTATTATTATTGGCATACCTGAAAGTACGGTAGAGGATTTAATGGACTCCATTACTGTGGCGACCGAATATATCCATAAGGGGGCTGATGTGGCGGTTATTTCCACCATGCGTGTCTATCCGGGGAGTCCTCTCACGCAAAACGGTGATTACCCACTAGTAACCAAGCCGTGGATTAATCCTGTTACTGGCCAACAAACCGATATTCTCGATTTTTTTATTCCAGAAAATAAAGAGATAGCTGGTATTGTTGATATGATTGATGAGGCTGCGGCTGAAGAACAGGTGTCTCTCAAACGCCGTTATGGCTGGAGTGAGGATGCCATGCTCTCCAAATCACTGATCGGTACCATTCAGTTTATTGCAGTGGCTAAGCTTCTTGAACGACATGATGTTGCGACGCGACTCTATAAAATGGTTGATGAAAATTTAGAAAGTAGTAGTTATGCCGCTTGA
- a CDS encoding radical SAM protein has product MIIDDQCQFVLFLMFFGWCLMSDKPILVLCYPNQRWVKDDVVTTWDLPPTTLCLLATMVEDIVDVKIVDAQKYNLSIGDFVEIVKGFSPKYFGVSVITSEYAETLDIAANELKNALPDVTVIAGGVHITTDPVTVMANTNIDYGCNGEGEYLLRELLLYLENRGEIPAKGLLYRDDLNRLTIQDRALIDDLDQLPFPNYDYVNLDDYLKKDGRYGFNRAPELPGIALTISRGCPYPCTFCQVPFISGRKIRVPSPDKVVDHLEFFVRNFGLKSFVIQDDNLFAAKPKAKAILNELIRRQLNLKWVAIALPIFAIDDEMLDLMKESGCVGANVAIESGDERVLRDIIKKPIKNLPEIPAKIQNIKDRGMYVLANFVIGNPGETWEEIRKTIWFAEHCNADYIKIFVMVPIKGTTIYDIALATNAMDVENEESYKIDWRYSKVKSNEWTGKDVSILRVYEWDRINFSPERIERISELWGMSIEDISELRKKTRDNLVFNT; this is encoded by the coding sequence TTGATTATAGATGACCAGTGCCAATTCGTTTTATTTTTGATGTTTTTCGGATGGTGTTTAATGAGTGACAAACCAATATTAGTACTATGTTATCCCAATCAAAGATGGGTAAAAGATGATGTGGTAACAACATGGGACCTTCCACCAACGACGCTATGTCTGTTAGCGACAATGGTTGAGGACATTGTTGATGTTAAGATTGTCGATGCTCAAAAATATAACCTTTCAATAGGCGATTTTGTTGAGATTGTTAAGGGCTTTTCGCCTAAATACTTCGGTGTTTCAGTAATTACATCAGAGTATGCGGAAACATTGGATATCGCTGCTAATGAGTTAAAAAATGCTCTTCCAGATGTTACGGTTATAGCTGGAGGTGTTCATATTACTACCGATCCAGTGACGGTTATGGCTAACACTAATATTGATTATGGTTGTAATGGCGAAGGTGAGTATCTGTTAAGAGAGTTATTATTATATCTGGAAAACAGAGGTGAGATTCCAGCTAAAGGATTGCTGTATCGTGATGATTTAAATCGATTAACTATCCAAGATCGTGCGTTGATTGATGATCTAGATCAACTACCATTCCCTAATTATGACTATGTAAATCTCGATGATTATTTGAAGAAAGATGGGCGATATGGGTTTAATCGTGCGCCTGAATTACCAGGAATTGCATTAACGATTAGCAGGGGGTGCCCGTATCCCTGTACTTTTTGTCAGGTTCCATTTATCTCAGGACGCAAGATACGGGTGCCCTCACCTGATAAAGTTGTTGATCATCTCGAATTTTTTGTTAGGAACTTTGGACTGAAATCATTTGTGATTCAGGATGATAATCTTTTTGCAGCCAAACCAAAGGCAAAAGCGATATTGAATGAATTGATTCGGCGGCAACTAAATCTTAAATGGGTTGCCATTGCGCTGCCAATATTTGCAATTGATGATGAGATGCTAGATTTAATGAAAGAGTCTGGTTGTGTCGGCGCTAATGTTGCTATTGAATCGGGAGATGAACGAGTTTTAAGAGATATTATTAAAAAGCCGATAAAAAATCTTCCTGAAATTCCGGCAAAAATTCAGAATATTAAAGACAGGGGTATGTATGTTTTAGCAAATTTTGTTATCGGAAACCCCGGTGAAACTTGGGAGGAGATAAGAAAAACTATTTGGTTTGCTGAGCACTGTAATGCTGACTATATCAAAATTTTTGTTATGGTTCCCATTAAGGGAACAACAATATATGACATTGCCTTAGCTACGAATGCTATGGATGTTGAGAATGAAGAGAGCTATAAGATTGATTGGAGATATTCAAAGGTCAAATCAAATGAGTGGACGGGAAAGGATGTCAGTATATTGAGAGTTTATGAGTGGGATAGAATTAATTTTTCTCCGGAACGGATTGAACGCATATCCGAGTTGTGGGGCATGTCTATCGAAGATATTTCAGAGCTTAGGAAAAAAACGAGAGATAATCTTGTTTTTAATACTTAA
- a CDS encoding NAD-dependent epimerase/dehydratase family protein, with translation MMIVQQKCLVVGADGTLGHALINYLTHQGWSVTGTTRRRDNEKLLYLDLSSEPSSWVLPNSVDLAVICAGISDVVQCQHQPEITAQINVAATMRLIEILWERGATVVYPSTNLVFNGELPKVKSMTTVSPSIEYGRQKAVIESLLLTGAGAVLRLGKVIDGPMNVIHGWQRALDRGEAIRAFVDYVFSPVSIQRTLWVIAMLMEQRLRGVFQMTAEDEMSYFELARTWAQSRGLSVDIESVQVSETNLGFLARQHATLDDYEVKKILDINSEKCSELLPVMIGIDYR, from the coding sequence ATGATGATTGTACAACAAAAATGTTTAGTTGTTGGCGCAGATGGTACATTAGGTCATGCATTGATAAACTATTTAACGCATCAAGGATGGTCTGTTACAGGTACTACGAGACGTAGAGATAACGAGAAACTACTATATCTCGATTTATCTTCAGAACCATCAAGCTGGGTGTTGCCAAATTCTGTTGATTTAGCTGTGATATGTGCAGGGATTAGCGATGTGGTTCAATGTCAACATCAACCAGAAATAACAGCGCAGATCAATGTGGCAGCAACCATGAGGCTTATTGAAATACTATGGGAGAGGGGAGCCACAGTGGTTTATCCATCGACTAATTTGGTATTTAATGGCGAGCTACCCAAAGTTAAGTCGATGACGACTGTCTCTCCATCTATTGAGTACGGGAGACAAAAGGCAGTCATTGAATCTCTGCTTTTAACCGGAGCCGGTGCGGTATTACGCCTTGGAAAGGTTATTGATGGACCGATGAATGTAATACATGGATGGCAACGAGCTCTTGACCGGGGTGAAGCTATACGAGCCTTTGTTGATTATGTTTTTTCTCCTGTATCAATACAGCGAACATTATGGGTGATTGCTATGCTGATGGAGCAGCGTCTTAGGGGTGTCTTTCAGATGACTGCGGAAGATGAGATGAGTTATTTTGAGTTAGCTCGAACTTGGGCGCAGAGTCGTGGGTTGAGTGTGGATATAGAGTCAGTGCAGGTTTCAGAGACTAACCTAGGTTTTTTAGCTCGTCAACATGCAACCTTAGATGATTATGAGGTAAAAAAAATATTAGACATTAATTCTGAGAAATGTAGTGAATTATTACCTGTAATGATTGGGATTGATTATAGATGA